DNA from Chloroflexota bacterium:
GCGAACGGAGCTTTGCCGAGGCATGCCAGGCCGCGGCCGCAATCGGGTACGACGGGATCGAAATATTCCCCGGGCACTTCCCCGTACCGGACGATCCGGTCGGATCGATCGCAATGCTGGCCGCGGAGGCCGAATCCGCCGGGACCGCCATTGCGGCGGTCCCGCTGCGCGCCGACAGCCGCTCGGCGGCCGAGTTCGACCGAGCCGCCGGTACCGCCGAGAAGGTACTGGATGCGGGTTCCGAGACTGGCGCGAAATTCGTCAATTGCATGATCTCGCAGATTCCCGGGCCTTCCTGGTCGGAGGCCGGTTCGGCCGCGATCAGCGGGCACCAGCACAGCTGGACCCAGCATTATGTAAAGTTTTTGGCTGAATCATCGCGCGGCCGCAGCCCCGCCATATGTCTCGAAA
Protein-coding regions in this window:
- a CDS encoding sugar phosphate isomerase/epimerase → MSEIYMHSWTFRERSFAEACQAAAAIGYDGIEIFPGHFPVPDDPVGSIAMLAAEAESAGTAIAAVPLRADSRSAAEFDRAAGTAEKVLDAGSETGAKFVNCMISQIPGPSWSEAGSAAISGHQHSWTQHYVKFLAESSRGRSPAICLETHMVCAHDSAAAAAGYVKGLGGRLGITLDPANLAGYGHGESWEQAIALASQEILYLHAKNHHGRGQGADYDRGLADGDIDWSGVIRSLRNRASLPPICIEYSGSAEPWGTAARDFEFLQSLIAR